From the Sphingobacteruim zhuxiongii genome, the window TTGTATTGGATTACTAAAAAAAACAATAATAACTTTCAGAAAAAAAAGCCGGCTCAGTGGCCGGCGCATTTTATTTAAGTTTAACCCAACTTGCGTTGTTTTTCACCCAGGTGGAGACTTCAATAGGCACATCTGTACACAGATAATCGGAACCCAGTGATAATCCTAAAAGGAAATCATCAACGGAACGTCCAGGCCATAAACTAACAGTCATCCCTTGTTTCTTGGCATCTTTAACCATTGCACGCGTTGTTTGTGTAATGTTAGCCGCTATTCGTTTAATTCCTAATGCTTTTGTTTCATCAATTAATGCTTGCGTCAAAGCTTCGCCTTTGATAAACATTAAATCCGCACTTGGATATTTCTGCTTCAAATACTGTAGTGGTCTTTTATCAAATGAGGTAAGTAAATAATCCGAATTTTGAGGTCTATTTGAATACACTTTATTGTACAACATATCGCAGTATTTATGTAACGTTGCCTCATCATACATCGGTTTATTCGTCTTCATTTCAAACTCAATATAAACTCCAGGTTTGTCTTTAAAGTAATTTACAATCTCATCGAGGGTAGGAATCTCATTCCCCTTTAAGGTTTTTAATTTCTTAATCTCCGCAAGCGTCATTTCTTCAATCACTCCTTCCTTACCGACAATTCTTTTGAGATTATCATCATGAAAGATTACCAACTGCCCATCTTTCGTAATTCTGACATCCGTTTCATAACCACGCATCCCTTGCTCATAAGTAGTCTTGAAGGCCGACAAAGTATTCTCGTCATACTCGTGTGCTCCTGCACGGTGAGCAAATATCTTCACTTCATTAAGCTGTGCGAATGACGAAGAAATCGATGAAATGCCTAGCGACACTCCCAATAGCGTGTACTGAAATAACTTTTTGGTATTTAACATTTTCATTGTTTATTATGTTTAGGTTGAAACATAAAAATACATGAAAATTTTAGAAGAGTAAGGTAAATTCTTTGTTAAGAAATTGGAATCATAAAATTATCTAAATGCTCGTAGTCATTATTTGTATAAATTCACTTTCATTGCAACGCACTATCTGATTATAAAATACAGTTTTATAATTGCGGTCGAAATGTGGTGCGCCGACTATTGGTAATGCATCCATCAAATTATCCGTTAGTTGCTGCAAATTCCCGCTTGCAAATTGAAAGCTATAAACCTGATTGTTTGCGACGAAGCAGACAAACTCGCCGTTCGAATCTAAATTGATTGGGGATGAAATAGAGAATGTGAACTCAGAAAGATATTTCATTTCCCCCGTTTCAACAGAAATACGGACAAGCTGGTTTTTGTAATACAGATCTTTTGCAAGAGCATAAACATATTGACCGTCGGGACTCGCTCTTAACCAATGTCGAAGATCCGAAAGCCCATGTTCAGTATAAGTGAGTCTCTTTTGTATAGTTCCTTGTGGAACCTTTGGCCGTTCCCCAATTTCCCCAACAGCCAGACTATCTTTTAGAATACTTTCACAATCAATATCAACTAAGAAGACCTCGGTGACCAAGTCTCCATTTTCATTGAACGTATTCCCTTGAAAAGCGATACTAAATGTGTTTTTTGATCCAGTAGGATTAGTCACCCAACATTCATCAAAAGCTCGATTTATATCATCGGTTCCCCATCTTGGCTTATCAACGACATCCGATACGATCGCTGCATAAAAAGAACCCTGAACATTAACGGGTTCTTCATTCACTTTTTCGGGTGAATCGATCGGCAACATAACGCCTACAGTTCGAAGCTGAGAATCGATCAGCTCATCATTGTATGTAAAACTTAACAAACGACCATCCGGACTCCACATATGTGAGTGCGTACCTCCGCGTAAACTGCCCGGAACATAGGGTGCTACAATATCACGACTATCCACATAAGACGCTTCATTATTCCTATCCATATCTACCATCACCGCGGTCCTTCGAGTGATATCATAAGGTTTCTCTTTATCGGCATCACACAAACCGTGAATAAAAACCACTTGATTTGTATAAGGATTAAAAGATGCTGCACCAACTCCCGGGCCGTATTCCGATTGATTTGAAGTTTGATAGATGGGATACTCCTTTCCATCAAGTAAATTCATTACCGCAATTGTTCCAGTTTTCGCAATATGGGTTTCATCATTCCGATAATCAAAAAGAATCCACTGACCATCCTTAGATAACACACCATTATGATGGAGTGTATGCCCATGTTCTCCTTGTGTAAGCTGCTTTTGTTTCGACATAAATGAATGATAAATTAACCTCCTAAATGATGTAATAATTGAATGGGATTCTTAATCATATTTGAGGACACTCGCATATATTGAAGTGTACCACATGTAATATCAAATATGAATTAGTGCCACATGCCTGAAATCTTTCATCACATAATGTTTAGAAATCTTCCTTTAAACCATAGTCAAAAGTACTATTTGTCTAGTTCTATTTAATATCAAATTGATAAATAGTGAATCACGTGTCGATGTGATGATTAACTGTATTCATTCGGATTACTAATTGTTGAAAAGGCCCCTATTTAAACAAAAAAGCCCATGATCAGCATACGCTTCACATGGACTCTGAATGATCTATTAGGGATCTTTATTTCGCTTTATAAGCGTCTATAGCGCTCTGCAAATAGGCTGCATAGCTCTCAATATCATAATTTGCGCCACTTGCCGGAACCAATAGTTGCTCATCAGCACCTACGATTGCATACAAGGGTTGGGAATTGCTCTGAAAGCGAGTGATCTGAAAGTCCGTATTTTTCTTACCAACCGTATTGATCTTCTTGCCTGTTTCTTTGGAAACATATTGCTCCGCTTCAGGTAATTTCAAATCGTGCTCATCAACATATAATTCGACTAAAATAAAGTTTTCATTGATTAGACCCTTCACTTTTGGATCCGACCATACCGAGGCTTCCATCTTGCGACAGTTTACACAAGTCCAGCCGGTAAAGTCAATCATCAAAGGCTTATTCTGTGCCTTTGCTGCTGCCAATGCCTCATCATAATCATAGTAAGGATCGAATCCTTTAATTGTTGCACGACTGTGGAAATGGCTATAATGCTTTCTGCTAGCCGCATCCGTTGCCGTTGCGCTTTGACCACTAGCGCTAGAGATATCAAAATCCTGTGTTCCAATTGGAGGAAGGAAGGCTGCAATCGATTTTAATGGAGCGCCCCACATGCCTGGTATCATATAAACCACAAAGGAGAATATTACAATCGTTAATACTAAGCGAGGAACCGATAGAAAAGCTAAGTCACTATCGTGAGAGAACTTGATTTTCCCCAATAGGTAAAGTCCCATTAATCCAAAGATTACGATCCATAGGGCTAGGAATATTTCCCGATCCAATAACTGCCAGTTGTAAGCTAAATCCACGTTGGAAAGGAATTTCATCGCTAAAGCTAGCTCTAAGAAACCTAAAACCACTTTCACACTGTTTAACCATCCGCCTGATTTAGGTAATGATTTTAATAATGAAGGGAACATCGCAAATAATACAAATGGAATGGCTAAAGCTAAAGAGAAGCCAAACATACCCACAGCAGGTCCTAAACGCTCGCCTTTGGTTGCCGCTTCTACAAGCAGGGTCCCGATTATCGGACCTGTACAAGAGAAAGAAACAACCGCTAAACTAGCCGACATAAAGAACAAACCGACCAACCCGCTTTTATCGGAATTGGAGTCAATCTTGTTGACAAATGAACTTGGTAAGGTAATCTCGAATGCTCCGAAAAAAGAAGCCGCAAAGACAACCAGTAAAAGGAAGAATAGGAAGTTGAAAATTCCGTTGGTGGAGAGTGCATTTAAGGCCTCTGGACCGAACGCAATGGTAATCAACATACCTAATGCTACATAAATAACAATGATAAACAGCCCGTATAAAAAGGCTTGAGAAATGGCTTTACTTCTGGAGTCTGATTTCTTGGTAAAGAAAGAGACTGTCAAAGGCACCATTGGGAAGATACAAGGCATTAGAAATGCTGCAAAACCGCCGATAAGGCCAGCGATAAAGATTCCCCAAAGAGATTTTGATTCCTGCGGTGCCGCAACAGCACTTGCAGAAGCTTTTGCTGTCGTGTCTTGACTCACAGAGTCTTGTCCGTCAGAGAAAACAACATCTTCGGTCACTGCCGTATCCAATAGCTGCGTATCAGCGCCAGTGGTAAACTCAACGTCGTCTAGGTTGATCAGACTGTCCGCTTCTTGCGCCTGCACTGACCCCGCGAAAAACAACGCGAAAACTAAAATAATATGAAAAATATACTTCATCATTCCTTATTCCGTGAATAGTTGATTTAAACAATTAAGTTAACCGAGCTGGAACCCGGCTAACTTCTACTAGAAAACTTAACAGCCAACAACAGCTGCATGAAACAAAAGACTATTTATTGAAACCGATTAATGGGTTCTCCAATCTTGCAATAGGATGAAATCCTGTAAACTCAAGATCTGTAGAAATATACCCCTCTTTAACTGGTTGCTCCTTAACTAAATCTGTAGTTAAGTATTTTTTATTATCGTCGCATAGTAATGTCACCACTACAGCGTCATCACCCAATTCTTGCTTTAATTTGATTGCGCCAATCACATTCGCACCTGAGGAAATACCAACCGCTAATCCTAACTGCTGCGCTAACTTCTGTGCCATAATGATAGAATCACCATCCGAGGCACAAACTACAGGATCCAATTCTTCTAACTTCACAATAGCTGGAATAAACTCGTCAGAAATACCTTGAATACGATGTGCACCTACTTTATATCCAGTCGTTAACGTTGGACTTTCTTGAGGCTCTAAAGGATGGATTTTAACCAATGGATTATAGTTCTTCAACTGCTTTCCAACGCCCATAACCGTACCACCCGTTCCGACGCCAGCAACAAATGCGTCTGCAACCAATCCCTGTGATTCTAATTGCAAAGCAATTTCTTTCCCAGTGGTCAATTCATGCGCTTCCGCATTGAAAAGGTTCTCGAACTGCCTAGGTAAAAACACACCACCTTTAGCAGCTAATTCCTCACTTAGTTGAATACTTCCTAAGAAACCACCCTCTTCTTTGCTGACTAATTGAATATCAGCACCCATAGATTTAATAATATCGATGCGTTCTTTACTCAACCAATTCGGCATAATAATTTTTACAGCATGACCTAAGGCTTTTCCAATAGCTGAAAACGCTATACCTGTATTTCCACTCGTCGCTTCAACAATCATATCCGTTGGGCGAATTTGGCAGTTAGCATAAGCTTTATATAAAATATACAAGGCCATACGGTCTTTGATACTTCCTGTTAAATTGTAATTCTCACACTTCACGTAGATCTTCCCAGGTTTCCCCTTATAAGTATATTGAAGTTCTAACATCGGTGTATTTCCAACTAAACACCATAGATGTCTAAATCGGCTATCCAACTCAGGAGATAAACACTTACTAACTGTTGATTCCTCGATCATCATTAAAATTAATTGAATTAGGTATTATTTGTCATTTATTAACTCTACAAAATTCAAATAAAACAAGATATTATTCAACACCTTGATGAATATTCGGTAAATTTTATTGTTTCAGTGGTATTTTTCAAGTAATTTTTCAGAACTTTAAAGAATTGAATCGTTAACACTGAAAAAAATATCGACAATGGATTTGGATCAAACTGACATCAAATTGCTAAAGCTGCTTCAAGCCGATGCGACCCTCAGCAATAAGGAACTATCCTTAAAGCTTCATAAATCTATTGCAGCTATACATGAACGCGTAAAAAAGCTTAAATCAGGGGGATACATCAAAAAAACAGTAGCGATACTCGATCGACAAAAAGTCGGAATCGGTTTAATCTCCTTTTCACAAGTATTCCTTAAAGCCCATACATTCGAAGTGCTTGGCGAATTTGAACGTGAGGTTTCTAAATTTCCGGAAGTAATGGAATGCTATCAAATGGCAGGATCCTATGATTTTATGTTACGTATAGCAACTAAAGACATGGAAGCCTACCATCAATTTTTAAGGCATAAATTAGCAGTTCTACCGCATGTTAATACCGTACAAACCTATTTCGTACTCTCCGAAACCAAAAGTGAGACCGCATACCACTTTTAAAATGATTGCTAATCTTTCTTGATGAGGCTTTCTATTTGTTCCATAAAATTCGATGACGCATAATTAGCAAAGCCTTCATGCTTGAATCGAATACTTCCGTCTTTTGCAAATATTAAAGTCGTAGGTAAAGATCCTGTATAAATTTCATGTGACAAGGGACCATTCAATCGGTGTATTGGCACGGTTAATCCTTCATTCTGCAAATAGTTTTTTCCTACCGCAACGTCATCATCTTGATTGATCATGATAAACTCAACTTGCGGATGATCCTTAAAACGCTCATAAAGGGTTTGAATAGACGGAAATTCCGCCCGACAAGGCGGACACCAGGATGCCCAAAAATTGATGAAAACCACCTTCCCTCGCAGCCTCTCGGTTGAAAAAACATTCCCTTGTTCATCACTATAAGAGAAGTCATGGATTTGTTTTAAGTCTGAGGCTTGTTCTTCAATCTTCGCATTAAAGATACCGGTTTTCATGATCTGCCGTAAAGCCCATGCTTTTGCGTCAGGAGATACTATCAATAAAACGATTACAAGCCCCAAAACAAGACTAAAGCCATGCTCCCGTAGGAAAGAAATAAATTTGTTTGATTCAGGAGTACTCATCTTCTGTTAATTGAACAATTTAAAATAGCGGAAAAACTGAAAAATAAGATTCCTATTTCGATCCTTCATCAGTCATTAAAACTAAGCGACAGAGCTATCGAATTGAATAGCCCCATGCTTAAATCCTCAGCGACGCAGAAGCGTATCGAATTAAAAAATAATCAGTAAATCCTATTGAATTACTAAGCCACGCGACTATTTTGCTTGAATCAACTCGTTCAAGCGGTCTTTAATCTCTTGGGTATCGTAATCTTGTCCCCCTTCGACACGTTCAGCAATATTTCCTCTTTTGTCGAGAACAACCGTTGTTGGAATAGCGCCAGCGAGAAATTCCGAAGGTATTTCGCTATTAGGTATAAATACCGGTAAGTCATAGCTATTATCCTTCATAAAAGCGGTTGATTGTTCAATTTCCGAGTCTACATCCACCATTAAGAAAACGATATTATCGTTGTCCTTATAACCATTCCGTAGGTTATTGATTGAAGGTAGTTCCTCAATACATGGAGGACACCAAGTTGCCCAAAAATTGATAAACACAACTTTTCCCTTCAGGGATTTTAAATCAACGGAATTTCCTTTTTCATCTAGAAATGAAATTTGGTAGTTTCCTTCTGTAATAGGTTCAGCTGAACTAGAAGGAGTTGTTGCAGTTGCCGTTGTCGAATCATTGGTTACCTCAGCGTTTTTCTTTTCAGCGTTACCACATGCTGAAAAACTTAAGGATGTTATTAAAATTAAAGCTGGTAGCAATATTTTTTTCATGATATCTATAATAATTTTTCTATTGAAATGTATTTAAATTGAATGAACGTTCCTTTATAGACTGTAAACTTACCTATTTGTATTTAACAAAAAACTTAGGCAATAAATAAAAGCCTTTATTTTTTACTTAATATATAAATATAAATTGAAATGCAACAGCATTCCTCTTTGCGAATAAGCTGGAGACTAAAAAGGAGTCCTAACTTGGACTTTAGAGAGCAATAACAAATATGAAGCTAAATCAGTAGTTTTCGATCTCTTAAAAAGATTGGAGGAGTGTTAAAGTGCTGTTCAGAGTGATACGTCTGTAAGGATCTATTCAATTTGAATAGCATAGCACTAAAGAACAGTACACTGGTGATAAACGGCAGAACTGGGTTCAGCTGCTTAACTTTTGCTGATATTTTTATTATCTGCTGAATCGTAGACATATCAACCGAAACACACTGCGTTGCTGGTAGCTGTACAAGATTCTGATTAACTTTCGCACTGCTTTGTTCACTGTTGAACGGAATTCCGGCAAGACTTTTAATACTACTTTTGATAGGACATGAGCTCAGCAAAACAAAAAGAGTCAATACCATTAGCGTTGCTAATTGCAGAAAAAAACCAGAAGCTTTCGCTGTTTGATTGCCCATATTGCCCCGAAGTTAAGGCAATTATTACTTGTTGGCAAATCTTTAAGCTATTCCAATATTGTTATTACAATGGATATTTATCTTATATTGTTGTGAAATTACACAGCTATGAACAAGCATATTCCTGAAGAAAATAGCGTTAACTGGAACGTCTCGCTATCAGCTGGACTCATCTTAACAAACACCTTGTTAGCGATTGTTTGTTTCGGTGGCGTTTATGAATTTGACCCGGATAGTATCCGAAGTATCTTCGCCTTTCTTCTTAGTATCACCATATTAATCGGAATTTTTGCTTTTGGTTATCGCGGTAAATCATATCGCTGGGCAATGTGGTTATTTGTTATCCTATTGATAATTTCCATCATGTTATTAGGATTAGCATGGTACGCTACACAATTGGGGAAAGCCTTTAAAAACTAAAACCTACCTCATGAGAATTAACACAGTCAATAAGCTATATATCCTGATTTTTGTCATACTTGCTACATTAGCCGTGATTAAGACTTGTCGCTTTAAGCCTTGGGACCGCTACTTTTACTTCGTGAGTGCGACTTCACCTGCATCCTACCCCATTCACGTTCGTAATTTGTATATGGAAACTGACAATCCGGACGATTTAATTATCATCAACAAAGAAAACACAGAGCCCTACGCAGCAAATTGGGGAGAGGAATACTACTTCATAGAAACAAACGAGAAAGAACAACTGCCAAAACAACTCATCATTCAGTACCTTGATTTCCGTAGTAAATTGTTTTACAAAGATACCTTAGCGCTACCTACAGATGAAATCAGAAAAATATTTAAAGACGCAGCCAAGAAAAACGATGAATTGGACATTTACTATCGAGGTGGAGATGCGAAAGGTCTGACTTTTCTAATTGGGATAGCGAATGAAGGACATATTATTGTCTGGCTAAGGACAAAGACTGAAGATCATATTGTTTTGAAAACCAAACTTACCCCTAAACAACCAAATGCAGAAGACTTATATTATGATGGTTATAAATCTTTTAAAGACTATTATAATGATGTTTTCGCGGATATTTCTGATAGCTTAAAGCTAAAATTTGATTCCGGCTGGGACCGGAATGCCAAATATATTGATAGTCTTCAGATTCCAAAACCGTAGCATACACTATTTTTCAATTCTAACGTTGAGTTTAAGCTCGTTTTCGTATATTTAAGTAGTCACACTACACTAATAAATATGATTACGGAAAAATTTGATTTCCTACTCCACCCTGCCTTGCGGGAGGAGTTTGAAAGAGACGGCGTAAAACTCAGCTTCAAAGCCGGCGATATTCTTGTCGAACCTCAAAAGTGCATTAAGATCATTCCCTTAGTTCTCAAGGGCAACATTCGAGTCCTCCGACAAAACGAAGATGGTCAAGAACTTTTCATCTATTACATCAAAGAAGGACAGTCTTGCGCTATTTCCCTTTCCACCATGATGATGGACAAACTCTCTAATATCAGAGCAATTGCAGAAGAAGACGTCGAACTCATTGGCATCCCCTCTCCTGTTGCACGCCACTGGTATGAAACCTACCCTGCATGGAGATGGTTTGTCCTAAACACCTTGGATTTCCGATATGAGGAGATTCTCTCCACTTTAGACAGCGTTGCATTCAAGAAAATTGACGAACGATTAATTGAGTACCTAGCAACTAAGTCGGAAAGCATTCAAAACAATAGTTTGACTATTACGCATCAAGAGATCGCCAATGAATTGTCCACTTCTCGCGAGGTGATTTCTAGGCTATTGAAACAGTTGGAACAGCGTGGTATGGTAAAGCTTTTCCGAAACAAAGTGGAAATAATTTCCCTTGTGTGATAAAAGTCACTGACAAGGGTTACTTCAAATGGGCATATTTGTCTTAAACAATCACGCTACACCAATACTATGAGACAAAATTTGGGAACAATCGACCGAGGTATTCGAGTATTCGCAGCACTTGCAATTGCGATACTGTTTTTCTCGGAAACAATCAGCGGAACGATTGGAATCGTTCTGATGATCTTTGCTGGCGTTATGATACTAACCAGCCTAATGGGTTACTGCCCACTGTACAGTTTGTTGGGAATCTCCACTTATAAAAATAAGAATCAGAATCCCTATCAACAAAAATTAGATAATTGAACCTCGAAAATCAAGAGCATATCGGGATAGACTTAAGGCAAAAAGAATCTATCACAATAAAAAAAATGCATCACACTATCTAATTTCACAAATAAGTAAGAACCCTGGCTTTGCTCGAAGTCAGGGTTTCTTATTTCTATCGCATTCCTATCTAAACATGTTATTCATAATCTCGAAACGAGAAAGACAGAAATGAGAAATCTAGCGCATAGATAGTTTTTAAGCTTTCTCAAAGCCGTGTTTGTTCTCAGGTTGATGAGATATGGATCGAAGGAGGTACGAAGGAAGAGTAGAACAGATAAGACTTAAACTGATTGCAATTTTATATTGGAATCATAATAAAATAATTTAAACGACCTTGAATTTTACAGGGATATATTTCCCCCCATCGCACCAACATTAAACTTTCAATTTAAATGATTGATAAAGCATTAAGGTATTATGTGTCACAAAAAACTATAACGAAATTATTTTCTTGTTTTAAGTGAAATAAAAACTAAAACTATTATTATTACATATATTTTTAACATTAGGTTATCTCTATTCATATTTCGAAGCTAACAATAAGATTATGCCTCATTGCTCCAACGATGATCTGAATTCGAACGAACAACGACTTCTTACCGCATTAAAAAATGGGGAGGAATGGGCTTTTTCCGCTATCTACGAACAATATTGGAGAAAACTGCTTGGCATCTCCTATCGATTGGTTCGCGACAAAGATTTAGCAACAAGTATCGTACAAGATCTGTTTATCTATTTATGGCAAAAGCGAGAAATATTACAAATTGACTCTTTAGAATCTTATCTCTCTACTGCTATCCGATTTTCCACCTACAAAGTACTACATCAAAATAAACGACGAACAGCCGTTCATGCAGAATTAGCGAATGAGATTAGCAGCGACATAGATGAACAACAAATTGACGCCTTGTTTCTAAAAGAATATTTGCAGACCGGAATTTCAAAGCTGCCAACAAAATGTCAATTGGTTTTCAAGCTTAGTAGGGAAAATTATCAGTCGTATAAAGAGATCGCTGAACAATTGAATATTTCCGAAAAATCAGTAGAGGCCCACATAAGTAGAGCATTAAGATTTCTACGGCATATGAGAACCGGTTATTCCCCTTCTGTCGGAATCGCTTGGAGATTGAAAGAAGAGAATTTCTTAAAAAATATTAACTGATTAAACCAGCAAAAGCTTCGCGCTAGTGCAGTACGAACTGGAACGCAGAACTTAGGGGATAATTTATTTTTACCGAATGATAGCGTTGGAGTTGCCAAATATTACATCACATATTGACTCCCCCTATTCTTTAAATCCTAATAAATTTCATGATTTGGTGATAAAAAAAGAAGAAAAACAAAAATTCATGTTCAAAATCCAACAAAAACAGCAAGAGATTGAACATTTAAAAAAACAGCGATATTCAATATAAACTTATGTTCTAAAATCCATTGGTATTCGTCTTACGGGTTTTATATATAAAAAATTAATTAAAAATCAAATACACAACTGTTTATTTTAAATTCTGATTTTCAGCACATATTATATCCAAAATTGGCATTAATTTGAATTAAACATACTCATCTCTTTTCCGACCTCTAACTTCTGTTAGCTTCATCGTCATCCGTTGAGCTTCACCAATTATCCATTCCTCATATTCTTCAATTGCTAGCAACCTTAACTCTTCAGAAATATATCCTTCCTCCACTACTTGCTTTAAATTGGCTACTTTTGACCATATTCCGATTCTTGATAAAAAATTATCATCTCCTTTCTTATATATTTCATCGGAATTGAAAGCTTCAATAGCAATAAAGCCTGCTCCATCGAAATAGTCGACTAATTCATCGGAAATATGATTATTCATTCCTGCATCGGAACGCCACTTCAAAAAAGATTGATAATATAATTGCATGCTCGTAGGCGGCTGAGGATCCCATTCTAATTTCTCATGATTAAAATCAAGGATGGATAACTGACCTCCAGGTTTCAGCAATTCTTTCATTTTTAGTATAGCGTCTTTTGGATTATTTAACCATTGTAAGGTACGCGCTGAAACAATTAGATCAAACTTCTCATCGGTATTGTAGTTAAATAAATCACAATGGACGAGTTGTAAATTTTTTGTTCCAGAATAACTTTCTTTTCCACTTACAATAAACTTCTCAGTATTATCTATCCCAGTAATATGACCGTTAGGCCCAATAATTCTCGCAATCCCATTGGATATAGCACCTGTACCACATCCTACATCCAACACTCGTAATCCTTCCTCTAGAATCGGAATTAAAGTAGCATAGTCTTTTTCCAAGCTACGATTATCAAATATTTTATTTGAAGCCTGATGGTCACGATTAATAATTTTGTTTTCGTTTAGCATGACATAAAATTAGATTACTTTCTCTTAAAACATATAACCATTTTCTAGTTATATAAAACCTTCCCAATCTATAAACGAAAATTATTCATTTGTATAAACTTTTTTAAAGGAAGAACCCACCTTATGCTGATCCTCAGGAAAATTAAAGACTTCCACTATTTTTTTATTCTCTATTTTCCAAAGCAGACAAGACATGTTGTTCAAATTATCCTCTCCATCTAACTTGCTCCAATTGCGATGAAAATCAATAACAAATTGATCATTATATCCAACAACATTTGAGGACGCCTGAAACGATGCTTTATTAAGCTGACTTAGAAAAGCAAGGACATCATTCAATCCTTTTTTAGTTTCACTTAATGGATGGTTACCTGGAATATGCCATTGGATATCATCAGAAAGAATCTGTCTTACTGCATCTTCGTCATTACTAACATACGCTTCATAAAGGCTCTGTACTATCTTAGTATTACTTTCAATCATTTAGCTAAAATAATAGAATATTCATCAGATTTTAAACTTTCACTTTGCTCATAAATAAGTAAAGGAGATTCAGTAACCTAAACTGAACACAATCACGTACTATTTAAAATGAATTAAGTATGATCGATACATAGATAATGAATTACTAGCTCATGAGAAGAACAAGTCTACCATGATCTACACACATATCAA encodes:
- a CDS encoding YgaP family membrane protein, translating into MRQNLGTIDRGIRVFAALAIAILFFSETISGTIGIVLMIFAGVMILTSLMGYCPLYSLLGISTYKNKNQNPYQQKLDN
- a CDS encoding nuclear transport factor 2 family protein, producing the protein MIESNTKIVQSLYEAYVSNDEDAVRQILSDDIQWHIPGNHPLSETKKGLNDVLAFLSQLNKASFQASSNVVGYNDQFVIDFHRNWSKLDGEDNLNNMSCLLWKIENKKIVEVFNFPEDQHKVGSSFKKVYTNE
- a CDS encoding Crp/Fnr family transcriptional regulator — its product is MREEFERDGVKLSFKAGDILVEPQKCIKIIPLVLKGNIRVLRQNEDGQELFIYYIKEGQSCAISLSTMMMDKLSNIRAIAEEDVELIGIPSPVARHWYETYPAWRWFVLNTLDFRYEEILSTLDSVAFKKIDERLIEYLATKSESIQNNSLTITHQEIANELSTSREVISRLLKQLEQRGMVKLFRNKVEIISLV
- a CDS encoding RNA polymerase sigma-70 factor, which codes for MPHCSNDDLNSNEQRLLTALKNGEEWAFSAIYEQYWRKLLGISYRLVRDKDLATSIVQDLFIYLWQKREILQIDSLESYLSTAIRFSTYKVLHQNKRRTAVHAELANEISSDIDEQQIDALFLKEYLQTGISKLPTKCQLVFKLSRENYQSYKEIAEQLNISEKSVEAHISRALRFLRHMRTGYSPSVGIAWRLKEENFLKNIN
- a CDS encoding methyltransferase domain-containing protein yields the protein MLNENKIINRDHQASNKIFDNRSLEKDYATLIPILEEGLRVLDVGCGTGAISNGIARIIGPNGHITGIDNTEKFIVSGKESYSGTKNLQLVHCDLFNYNTDEKFDLIVSARTLQWLNNPKDAILKMKELLKPGGQLSILDFNHEKLEWDPQPPTSMQLYYQSFLKWRSDAGMNNHISDELVDYFDGAGFIAIEAFNSDEIYKKGDDNFLSRIGIWSKVANLKQVVEEGYISEELRLLAIEEYEEWIIGEAQRMTMKLTEVRGRKRDEYV
- a CDS encoding DUF2931 family protein, yielding MRINTVNKLYILIFVILATLAVIKTCRFKPWDRYFYFVSATSPASYPIHVRNLYMETDNPDDLIIINKENTEPYAANWGEEYYFIETNEKEQLPKQLIIQYLDFRSKLFYKDTLALPTDEIRKIFKDAAKKNDELDIYYRGGDAKGLTFLIGIANEGHIIVWLRTKTEDHIVLKTKLTPKQPNAEDLYYDGYKSFKDYYNDVFADISDSLKLKFDSGWDRNAKYIDSLQIPKP